TATTGGGGTGCTCCTGGGAGGTTCCTGGGAGGTTCCTGGGAGGTTCCTCAGACACCAGGGTGCTCCTGGGAGGTTTCTGGGAGGTTCCTGGGAGGTTCCTGAGATATCAGGGTGCCCCTGATGGGTTTCTGAGATATCGGGGTGCTCCTGATGGGTTTCCAGAAGCTACCTGAGATACTGGGGTGCACCTGGGAGGTTCCTGGGAGGTTCCTGAGATATTGGGGTGCTCCTGATGGGTTTTCAGAAGCTCCCTGAGATATTGGGGTGCACCTGGGAGGTTCCTGGGAGGTTCCTGCGATATTGGGGTGCTCCTGGGAGGTTCCTGGGAGGTTCCTGGGAGGTTCCTGAGATACTGGGTTGCTCCTGATGGGTTTCCAGAAGCTACCTGAGATATTGGGGTGCACCTGGGAGGTTCCTGGGAGGTTCCTGAGATACTGAGGTGGTCCTGGGAGGTTCCTGCGATATTGGGGTGCTCCTGGGAGGTTCCTGGGAGGTTCCTGCGATACTGAGGTGNNNNNNNNNNNNNNNNNNNNNNNNNNNNNNNNNNNNNNNNNNNNNNNNNNNNNNNNNNNNNNNNNNNNNNNNNNNNNNNNNNNNNNNNNNNNNNNNNNNNNNNNNNNNNNNNNNNNNNNNNNNNNNNNNNNNNNNNNNNNNNNNNNNNNNNNNNNNNNNNNNNNNNNNNNNNNNNNNNNNNNNNNNNNNNNNNNNNNNNNNNNNNNNNNNNNNNNNNNNNNNNNNNNNNNNNNNNNNNNNNNNNNNNNNNNNNNNNNNNNNNNNNNNNNNNNNNNNNNNNNNNNNNNNNNNNNNNNNNNNNNNNNNNNNNNNNNNNNNNNNNNNNNNNNNNNNNNNNNNNNNNNNNNNNNNNNNNNNNNNNNNNNNNNNNNNNNNNNNNNNNNNNNNNNNNNNNNNNNNNNNNNNNNNNNNNNNNNNNNNNNNNNNNNNNNNNNNNNNNNNNNNNNNNNNNNNNNNNNNNNNNNNNNNNNNNNNNNNNNNNNNNNNNNNNNNNNNNNNNNNNNNNNNNNNNNNNNNNNNNNNNNNNNNNNNNNNNNNNNNNNNNNNNNNNNNNNNNNNNNNNNNNNNNNNNNNNNNNNNNNNNNNNNNNNNNNNNNNNNNNNNNNNNNNNNNNNNNNNNNNNNNNNNNNNNNNNNNNNNNNNNNNNNNNNNNNNNNNNNNNNNNNNNNNNNNNNNNNNNNNNNNNNNNNNNNNNNNNNNNNNNNNNNNNNNNNNNNNNNNNNNNNNNNNNNNNNNNNNNNNNNNNNNNNNNNNNNNNNNNNNNNNNNNNNNNNNNNNNNNNNNNNNNNNNNNNNNNNNNNNNNNNNNNNNNNNNNNNNNNNNNNNNNNNNNNNNNNNNNNNNNNNNNNNNNNNNNNNNNNNNNNNNNNNNNNNNNNNNNNNNNNNNNNNNNNNNNNNNNNNNNNNNNNNNNNNNNNNNNNNNNNNNNNNNNNNNNNNNNNNNNNNNNNNNNNNNNNNNNNNNNNNNNNNNNNNNNNNNNNNNNNNNNNNNNNNNNNNNNNNNNNNNNNNNNNNNNNNNNNNNNNNNNNNNNNNNNNNNNNNNNNNNNNNNNNNNNNNNNNNNNNNNNNNNNNNNNNNNNNNNNNNNNNNNNNNNNNNNNNNNNNNNNNNNNNNNNNNNNNNNNNNNNNNNNNNNNNNNNNNNNNNNNNNNNNNNNNNNNNNNNNNNNNNNNNNNNNNNNNNNNNNNNNNNNNNAGGATTTGCTCACTTGAAGTGGAATTTGCACGAGGATTTGGGCCTTGCACGAGGCCGGGGCTCACACCCGGGCACGCTCCCCGCTCGTGCCAGGCCAGCCCCGGGAGTGAGCGTGAGTGTGAGCGTGAGTGTGAGcgtgagcagggctgggggtctCGCACAGGGCCGTGCACGCTCGTGTGAGGCACGGGGAGGGGTCGGGGGCGTGCAAGGGGGGTTTGCACAAGGGTCGCCCCCAGTGCCACGCAGGGCCGGCGTGGAACGGCCGGGCTTTGCACGGGGACGGACCTTGCACACTCGTGAGGGCACAGGGACGCTCTGACACACTCGTTATTGCACAAGGATGCTCTTGCACGCTCGTGAGGGCACAGGGACGGGCCTTGCACACTCGTGAGGGCATGGGGATGTTCTTGCACACTCGTGAGGGCACAGGGACGCTCTGACACACTCATTACTGCACAAGGATGCTCTTGCACACTCATGAGGACACGGGGACGTTCTTGCACACTCATTATTGCACAAGGATGGCCCTTGCACACTCGTGAGTGCACAGGGACACTCTTGCACACTCATTATTGCACAAGGACGGGCCTTGCACACTCATGAGTGCACAGGGACGCTCTTGCACACTCATTACTGCACAAGGACGCTCTCGCACACTCGTGAGGGCACAGGGATGTTCTTGCACACTCACCATTGCACAAGGCTGGCCCTTGCACACTCATGAGTGTACTGGGACGTTCTTGCACACTCGTGAGGGCACAGGGACGCTCTTGCACACTCACCATTGCACAAGGACGGCCCTTGCACACTCGCAGCCGCCAAGGGACGTTCCCCTCACACGGGAGCACTCTTTGCACGCTCACCGCCGCGCCAGGAACCTCCCTTAGCACGAGGATGGCTCTTGCACACCCAGAATTGCACAGGGACCCGTTTGCACGCCCACAATGGCACCGAGAGCCATTTGCACGCTCGGAATTGCACAAGACGCCCCTTGCACGCTCACAACTGCTGGAGGAGGGTCCTTGCACGCTCAGAATTGCACGAGGACCCCCTCTGCACACTCACAACTGCACAAGACACCCCTTTGCACACTCACAACTGCTTGAGGGCGGTCCTTTGCACACTCACCACTGTTTGAGAGTCCTTTGCACACTCAGAATTGCACAAGGACCCCCTTTGCATGCTCAGAACTGCAAAAGACGCCCCTTGCACACTCACAGCTGCTCAAGGAGGGTCCTTTGCACACTCAGAATTGCACGAGGACCCCTTTGCACACTCACAACTGCACGAGGACCCCCTTTGCACGCTCAGAATTGCACGAGAACCCCCTTTGCACACTCACAACTGCTGGAGGACAGTCCTTTGCACACTCACAACTGCACAAGGACCCCCTTTGCACACTCACCCACACATGAAGACCCCTTTGCACGCTCAGAATTGCACAAGAACCCCCTTTGCACGCTCACAACTGCACAAGGACCCCTTTGCACACTCACAACTGCACGAGGACCCCTTTGCACGCTCAGAATTGCACAAGATGCCCCTTGCACACTCACAACTGCTCAAGGAAGGCCCTTTGCACACTCAGAATTGCACAAGAACCCCCTTTGCACACTCACAACTGCACGAGGACCCCTTTGCACGCTCAGAATTGCAAAAGACGCCCCTTGCACACTCACAACTGCATGAGGATCCCCCTTTACACACTCACCCACGCATGAAGACCCCTTTGCACACTCAGAATTGTACACGACACCCCTTTGCACACTCACAGCTGCTCGAGGAGGGTCCTTTTCACACTCAGAATTGCACAAGATGCCCCTTGCACACTCACAACTGCTGGAGGACCCCTTTGCACACTCACAACTGCTGGAGGACCCCTTTGCACACTCAGAATTGCACGAGACGCCCCTCGCACACTCACCCACGCACAAGGACCCCTTTGCACACTCACAACTGCTGGAGGACANGCCTTGCACGAGGATTTGGGCCTTGCACGAGGATTTGGGCCTTGCACGAGGATCGGGCCTTGCACGAGGACAATCCTTGCACAAGGATTTGCTCACTTGAAGTGGAATTTGCACGAGGATTGGGCCTTGCACGAGGATTTGGGCCTTGCATGAGGATTGGGCCTTGCACGAGGATAATCCTTGGACAAGGATTTGGGCCTTGCACGAGGATTGGGCCTGGCATGAGGACAATCCTTGCACGAGGATTTGCTCACTTGAACGTGGAGTTTACACAAGGATTTGGGCCTGGCATGAGGATCAGGCCTTGCACGAGGATTTGGGCCTTCCACGAGGATTTGGGCTTTGAATGTGGAGTTTGCACAAGGATCAGGCCTCACACAACCACAATCCTTACACGAGGATTTGGGCCTTGTACAAGGATTTAGGCCTTGCATGAGGACAATCCTCGCACAAGGATTTGCTCACTTGAAGTGGAATTTGCACGAGGATTTGGGCCTTGCACGAGGATTTGGGCCTTGCACAAGGATTTGCTCACTTGAACGTGGAATTTGCACGAGGATCAGGCCTTGCACGAGTATTTGGGCCTTGCACGAGGATTTGGGCCTTGCACGAGGATCGGGCCTTGCATGAGGATTTGGGCCTTGCACGAGGATTTGGGCCTTGCACGAGGACAATCCTTGCACAAGGATTTGCTCACTTGAAGTGGAATTTGCACGAGGATTTGGGCCTTGCACAAAGATCGGGCCTTGCACGAGGATTGGGCCTTGCACGAGGATTTGGGCCTTGCACAAGGAACATCCCTTCCATTAAAACAATCCTTGCACGAGGATTTGCTCACTTGAACATGGAGTTTGCACGAGGATTGGGCCTTGCACAAGGATTTGGGCCTTGCACAAGGATAATCCTTGCACGAGGACAATCCTTGCACAAGGATTTGCTCACTTGAAGTGGAATTTGCACGAGGATTTGGGCCTTGCACGAGGCCGGGGCTCACACCCGGGCACGCTCCCCGCTCGTGCCAGGCCAGCCCCGGGAGTGAGCGTGAGTGTGAGCGTGAGTGTGAGcgtgagcagggctgggggtctCGCACAGGGCCGTGCACGCTCGTGTGAGGCACGGGGAGGGGTCGGGGGCGTGCAAGGGGGGTTTGCACAAGGGTCGCCCCCAGTGCCACGCAGGGCCGGCGTGGAACGGCCGGGCTTTGCACGGGGACGGACCTTGCACACTCGTGAGGGCACAGGGACGCTCTGACACACTCGTTATTGCACAAGGATGCTCTTGCACGCTCGTGAGGGCACAGGGACGGGCCTTGCACACTCGTGAGGGCATGGGGATGTTCTTGCACACTCGTGAGGGCACAGGGACGCTCTGACACACTCATTACTGCACAAGGATGCTCTTGCACACTCATGAGGACACGGGGACGTTCTTGCACACTCATTATTGCACAAGGATGGCCCTTGCACACTCGTGAGTGCACAGGGACACTCTTGCACACTCATTATTGCACAAGGACGGGCCTTGCACACTCATGAGTGCACAGGGACGCTCTTGCACACTCATTACTGCACAAGGACGCTCTCGCACACTCGTGAGGGCACAGGGATGTTCTTGCACACTCACCATTGCACAAGGCTGGCCCTTGCACACTCATGAGTGTACTGGGACGTTCTTGCACACTCGTGAGGGCACAGGGACGCTCTTGCACACTCACCATTGCACAAGGACGGCCCTTGCACACTCGCAGCCGCCAAGGGACGTTCCCCTCACACGGGAGCACTCTTTGCACGCTCACCGCCGCGCCAGGAACCTCCCTTAGCACGAGGATGGCTCTTGCACACCCAGAATTGCACAGGGACCCGTTTGCACGCCCACAATGGCACCGAGAGCCATTTGCACGCTCGGAATTGCACAAGACGCCCCTTNNNNNNNNNNNNNNNNNNNNNNNNNNNNNNNNNNNNNNNNNNNNNNNNNNNNNNNNNNNNNNNNNNNNNNNNNNNNNNNNNNNNNNNNNNNNNNNNNNNNNNNNNNNNNNNNNNNNNNNNNNNNNNNNNNNNNNNNNNNNNNNNNNNNNNNNNNNNNNNNNNNNNNNNNNNNNNNNNNNNNNNNNNNNNNNNNNNNNNNNNNNNNNNNNNNNNNNNNNNNNNNNNNNNNNNNNNNNNNNNNNNNNNNNNNNNNNNNNNNNNNNNNNNNNNNNNNNNNNNNNNNNNNNNNNNNNNNNNNNNNNNNNNNNNNNNNNNNNNNNNNNNNNNNNNNNNNNNNNNNNNNNNNNNNNNNNNNNNNNNNNNNNNNNNNNNNNNNNNNNNNNNNNNNNNNNNNNNNNNNNNNNNNNNNNNNNNNNNNNNNNNNNNNNNNNNNNNNNNNNNNNNNNNNNNNNNNNNNNNNNNNNNNNNNNNNNNNNNNNNNNNNNNNNNNNNNNNNNNNNNNNNNNNNNNNNNNNNNNNNNNNNNNNNNNNNNNNNNNNNNNNNNNNNNNNNNNNNNNNNNNNNNNNNNNNNNNNNNNNNNNNNNNNNNNNNNNNNNNNNNNNNNNNNNNNNNNNNNNNNNNNNNNNNNNNNNNNNNNNNNNNNNNNNNNNNNNNNNNNNNNNNNNNNNNNNNNNNNNNNNNNNNNNNNNNNNNNNNNNNNNNNNNNNNNNNNNNNNNNNNNNNNNNNNNNNNNNNNNNNNNNNNNNNNNNNNNNNNNNNNNNNNNNNNNNNNNNNNNNNNNNNNNNNNNNNNNNNNNNNNNNNNNNNNNNNNNNNNNNNNNNNNNNNNNNNNNNNNNNNNNNNNNNNNNNNNNNNNNNNNNNNNNNNNNNNNNNNNNNNNNNNNNNNNNNNNNNNNNNNNNNNNNNNNNNNNNNNNNNNNNNNNNNNNNNNNNNNNNNNNNNNNNNNNNNNNNNNNNNNNNNNNNNNNNNNNNNNNNNNNNNNNNNNNNNNNNNNNNNNNNNNNNNNNNNNNNNNNNNNNNNNNNNNNNNNNNNNNNNNNNNNNNNNNNNNNNNNNNNNNNNNNNNNNNNNNNNNNNNNNNNNNNNNNNNNNNNNNNNNNNNNNNNNNNNNNNNNNNNNNNNNNNNNNNNNNNNNNNNNNNNNNNNNNNNNNNNNNNNNNNNNNNNNNNNNNNNNNNNNNNNNNNNNNNNNNNNNNNNNNNNNNNNNNNNNNNNNNNNNNNNNNNNNNNNNNNNNNNNNNNNNNNNNNNNNNNNNNNNNNNNNNNNNNNNNNNNNNNNNNNNNNNNNNNNNNNNNNNNNNNNNNNNNNNNNNNNNNNNNNNNNNNNNNNNNNNNNNNNNNNNNNNNNNNNNNNNNNNNNNNNNNNNNNNNNNNNNNNNNNNNNNNNNNNNNNNNNNNNNNNNNNNNNNNNNNNNNNNNNNNNNNNNNNNNNNNNNNNNNNNNNNNNNNNNNNNNNNNNNNNNNNNNNNNNNNNNNNNNNNNNNNNNNNNNNNNNNNNNNNNNNNNNNNNNNNNNNNNNNNNNNNNNNNNNNNNNNNNNNNNNNNNNNNNNNNNNNNNNNNNNNNNNNNNNNNNNNNNNNNNNNNNNNNNNNNNNNNNNNNNNNNNNNNNNNNNNNNNNNNNNNNNNNNNNNNNNNNNNNNNNNNNNNNNNNNNNNNNNNNNNNNNNNNNNNNNNNNNNNNNNNNNNNNNNNNNNNNNNNNNNNNNNNNNNNNNNNNNNNNNNNNNNNNNNNNNNNNNNNNNNNNNNNNNNNNNNNNNNNNNNNNNNNNNNNNNNNNNNNNNNNNNNNNNNNNNNNNNNNNNNNNNNNNNNNNNNNNNNNNNNNNNNNNNNNNNNNNNNNNNNNNNNNNNNNNNNNNNNNNNNNNNNNNNNNNNNNNNNNNNNNNNNNNNNNNNNNNNNNNNNNNNNNNNNNNNNNNNNNNNNNNNNNNNNNNNNNNNNNNNNNNNNNNNNNNNNNNNNNNNNNNNNNNNNNNNNNNNNNNNNNNNNNNNNNNNNNNNNNNNNNNNNNNNNNNNNNNNNNNNNNNNNNNNNNNNNNNNNNNNNNNNNNNNNNNNNNNNNNNNNNNNNNNNNNNNNNNNNNNNNNNNNNNNNNNNNNNNNNNNNNNNNNNNNNNNNNNNNNNNNNNNNNNNNNNNNNNNNNNNNNNNNNNNNNNNNNNNNNNNNNNNNNNNNNNNNNNNNNNNNNNNNNNNNNNNNNNNNNNNNNNNNNNNNNNNNNNNNNNNNNNNNNNNNNNNNNNNNNNNNNNNNNNNNNNNNNNNNNNNNNNNNNNNNNNNNNNNNNNNNNNNNNNNNNNNNNNNNNNNNNNNNNNNNNNNNNNNNNNNNNNNNNNNNNNNNNNNNNNNNNNNNNNNNNNNNNNNNNNNNNNNNNNNNNNNNNNNNNNNNNNNNNNNNNNNNNNNNNNNNNNNNNNNNNNNNNNNNNNNNNCACGGCCAGGCGAGAGTTGTAGATGAAGTTGAGGACGTCGGAGAAGACGCCGGCCTGGACGCccggcagctccagcacctgggcGGGCGAGGGGCAGCTGGGCTCCTGGGCCAGCGCCCGCTTGAAGAAGGGACTGGAGGCGGCCAGGACGTTTTTATGGGCGCGGAATTTGGTGTCCTCGGCGATGATGGTGACGTCGCAGAACTGGCCCCGCAGGCGCTGCTCgttcagctccagcagcagcgcCCGGCAGTGCCCGGCGTCCGACACCTCCACGACCGGAGCCATCCCCGCGCCGGCCACCTGCGGGGGGGACACGGGCGCCGCGGTTTGGGGTCACCCCGGTTCCTTCCCGGGTGGCCGGAGGGACAACGGGGTTCCATTTTTGGGGTCACCCGCGTGGCTGAATCCTTTGTTTGGTGGTGCCTGGGAGGGTGGGGCCCCTACCTGGGGTCACCCAGACCCCCGGATCGCTATTTGGGGTCACTGAGACCCCTGGACCCCATATTTGGGGTCACCCAAAGATCTTTGCTATTTGGGGTCACCTGGGTCCCATATTTGGGGTCACCCAGATGCTTTTTGGGGTCATCTCAGTCCCTTATTTTGGGTCACCTGACCCTTGGTTCGCTATTTGGGGTCACCTGGGTTCTTTATTTGGGGTCACTGAGACCCCTGGATCCCATATTTGGGGTCACCCAAAGATCTTCACTATTTGAGGCCACCTGGGCCTCGTATTTAGGGTCACCCAGACCCCTGATTCACCATTTGGGGTCACTCAGACCCCTCGTTCGCTATTTGGGGTCACTCAGACCCCTGATTCACTATTTGGGGTCACTCAGACCCCTGGTTCGCTATTTGGGGTCACTCAGACCCCTGATTCACTATCTGGGGTCACCTGCATGGCTGGATCCCCTATTTGGGGTCACCCACGCCCATTTTTGGGGTCACCCAAACACCCGGATTCTCTATTTGGGAGGCTTCAGA
The genomic region above belongs to Parus major isolate Abel unplaced genomic scaffold, Parus_major1.1 Scaffold642, whole genome shotgun sequence and contains:
- the LOC109022440 gene encoding uncharacterized protein LOC109022440 — encoded protein: MSVQERPRVLMSVQEHPCAVMSVSERPCALTSVQEHPHALTSVQGPSLCPHERARASLCNNECVRASLCPHECARSVPVQSPAVPRRPCVALGATLVQTPLARPRPLPVPHTSVHGPVRDPQPCSRSHSRSHSRSLPGLAWHERGACPGVSPGLVQGPNPRANSTSSEQILVQGLSSCKDYPCARPKSLCKAQSSCKLHVQVSKSSCKDCFNGRDVPCARPKSSCKAQSSCKARSLCKAQILVQIPLQVSKSLCKDCPRARPKSSCKAQILMQGPILVQGPNPRARPDPRARPKSSCKAQSSCKFHFK